AAAAGACCCGAAAAGGGTTCTGGATGCTGCTCGAGACCTGAAAATTGCTCATCTTCTTGACAGAAACCCTCTGACACTTTCAGGAGGGGAACAGCAGAGAGTAGCCCTTGCAAGAGCTCTTGTCACGGACCCTAAAATTCTCCTTCTTGACGAGCCTCTGAGTGCACTTGATCCCCGTACGCAGGAAAATGCCCGGGAATTGCTTTTGGACCTCCATAAAAAAACTAATCTGACTGTGCTGCATATTACTCATGATCAGACCGAAGCCCGCTTAATGGCTGACAGAATTGCAGTCGTAATGGATGGAAAGCTTGTACAGGTTGGCACTCCTGAAGAGATTTTTGAAAAACCGGTGGATAGCCAGGTTGCCAGGTTTGTAGGATTTGAGAATGTGCTGAAAGGTAGGGTTCTCTCTGCTGATCGCGGGCTTCTCAGGATCAAAACCGGAGGAGCAGTGATCGACGCCTCAGGGAACATGGAGGCAGGAGAGCAGGTATATGCTTTTCTGAGGCCTGAAAACATAGCTTTAAGTAAAACTTCTACGCAATCCAGCATCAGAAACTCTCTGCAGGGCAGGATTGCGGAAGTCTGGATACTTGGAGCTCTTGTGAGGGTGAAGGTTGATTGTGGTGTTTCTCTGAACGCTCTCATAACACGGCAGTCAGCAGAAGAGCTGGATATCTCTCCGGGTGTTCCGGTTTATGTCCAGTTCAAGGCAAGTTCGGTCCAAGTGCTCCGTTAAAAGGGTGAAAGTCTGTGAAAGCAAGTTTCCAGTTTAAGGCAAGTTCGGTCCATGTGCTCCATAAAAGGGTGAAAGTCTGTGAAAGCGAAAACAAAGCTCTGGTTTACTGAAGATGGAAGAACGGTAATGGGGGCTGGCAGAGCCGAATTGTTGAAAACAATTGACAAAGAACGATCCCTTCGGAAAGCCTGCCAGAAACTTGGTATCTCGTACAAGCATGCCTGGATGATGCTTAAAAAAATGAATGATGCCCTCGGCGAACCTGCGGTAGTTACTGTGCGCGGGGGAAAAGATCAGGGCACCTTCCTGACTGATCTGGGTAGAAAACTGCTTGTTGAATATGATTCAAACAAAAAAATGATTAATGAAGCCATAGAAGACGAAACTTCATGGGAAAACGTAAGTTTCAAACTTTCAGCTCGAAATAAGCTTCCTGGAAGGGTACTTGAAGTCGAAAAAAGCGGGCTTGTCTCCAAGATCACTATTGAACTGGAACCTTCAGTCCTTACCTCTGTAGTTACGGAAGAGGCAGTGGAAAAGCTGGATATAAATCCCGGAGACCGGATTTATGCGGTCATAAAATCCACTGAGGTAATGGTTGCAAAAGTTGTCTGTGAAAAAGGACAGACCAAAACTGAGTCCGTAGATTCTGAGGAATAATCGCTCCGGTTGAAAAGTAGTCTCTGAAAATCAATTGTTTCATCCGGCTTGAGTTAACTCTCAAACCGGATGGCAACTGATTGAGTTTTATCTCGATTCTTGATTGAGTTTTATCTTGATTCTCGATTGAGTTTTATCTCGATTCTCGATTGAGTTTTATCTCGATTCTCGATTGAGTTTTATATCAATTTTCTTTTGACCCTTTCACTTCGCCTTCACTTTAAACCTGTTTCTTTCTTCTTAACATAACTAAACAGGCGCCTAGCACCATTACAATACCTGCTCCCAGCTCATATCCCGGAAGCGTCTGTTTAGCAGGCAGGACTTCTGTGTTGATCTTTACGGTATCTGAGACCCGGTCGTGCCCGTCCGAATCTTCATAGAGAATCTCACTGCTCAGGGAGTATGGCTTTGGAGTTGCAGTTTCGTCTACATCCATATCAAAAACGGCAACAGCTTCTTCCCCCGGATTCAAAGTCCCAAGGTAAGCCTGGTCGTCAGTAGTACTGAAAGGATCAGCTGCACTGACTCTTACAGTCGCGTCTTTTGCAGGTTCTTCTCCTGTGTTTTTGTATGTGACGTAAATCATCCCACTTTCGCCAGGGTAAAGGTCACCTGTTACATTTGCGGCTTCAAAGTAAGGTTCTTTTTTGACTTCTACATATATTGTCTGGGTTTGAGTCTTGTTTTCATACCAGATACCTACATCCTTGTTTGTCACAATGCCTGTAGTAGTATCATACTCATCTCCTCCCAGCTGAACATTGTTCTGATACTTGTATGCAAGTTCAAGGTTAAGGGGATATGTACCTGCAGAAGCGTTTTTATTGATTTCTATGGTGAACTTTGTGGGGCTGGAGCTCTGTTTCCCCTGTTTGAGAGTGCCTGCTTGCTGGGCTCCCGATTTGACTTTAATGTTTGGATCATCGGATTTAAGAGTTGCAAGAATGCCTATTGCTGTTGTAACCTGTGCCTCATACTGCATTTCTGTCTGCTGGAGAACCAGATCCACAGACTCTCCAAATTTCACGTCTTTATCAGCCTCAAAGCCTGTGATTTCTCCCTTATTCATCATTTCAATACTGAGGGTAACAGTATCTCCTCTGGAATACTCATTGTCTCCAATGAGTGTTGCATTGATGTCAGGGCTTCCATAAACATTATAATAATTCTCACTAATATCAAAATTTTTGGGTAAAGCAGCCTGCGCTGGCAGGACTACAGAGCAGAGGATCAGAAGAGTTATGGCCGTAGCAAATAATCCATTTTTATTCATTTTCATCACCTGATGCTTTTTCATCGTTTGGTGCATTTTCTTCATTCCTGTTTCTTTTCCGGTGTACATTTATGATCTGGTAAAGGGCGATAACGATAATCAGTATAATTGCTATTCCTGTTGTGCTGAATTTTTTCTCTGTAGCTTCAAGAGGTATGTTCACTTTCATGTTTTCAGAAAACGATGTCTTTCCGTCTTCATCAACGTATTTTATTTCACTGTTAATTCCGTAGTTCTTTACAAGGGCTTCCTTGTCTGCCGATATTTCAAAACTTGCAGTTTTCTCTTCACCGGGACCTATGTCCCCAAGCCTTACTATGGATTTCTCAGTGCTCAGGGGACTCATGACGATTATCCGGGCTAAAGCGTCTTCTGCTATTTCTTCTCTTGTGTTTTTATAGGTGACATTGATGAGTTTGCTTTCTCCCTGTACAAGGATTCCGGAGACATTGATTACTTCGAATTTAGGTCCGCTTTTTACGGAAATGGGTATTCTGAGAGTTTCTTTCTTTGTTTCATACACTCTTGCAAATTCTACACCCGTAACCCCGAGATTTATTGCATCCGCAGTTACAGTTTTAACATTTGCCTGGTACTGGTAAGTTACAGGCAAGAGGAGCTCATAATCCCCGGCAGGTGTGTAGCTGTTTATTTTGATGGTGTAACTGAGGGTTGATGTGTGCCCCGTTTCAAGTTCTTCTACACTCTGAGGATTAGATTTGGACTCGACCTCAATGTATTTTGTGTTCGATTGGAGGGTGGCCTCGATATCTTTTGCTGTTGTAGCTTCTTCCTCTTCCTCCATCTCTGCCAATGCAACTGTTTCCTCAGTGGAGTCGTTTATTAGTCTCTGGTTTGCATTGAGCCTCTTAAAACCGTCTATTACTCCGGTGTTTGCGATTTTCACCTTCAGGTCTACTGTTTCTCCTCTTGTTAACTCGGGATCCCCTGTCACTGATGCTTTTATAATTGGCTCTCCGTAGCTCTTGTAGTAATCTACAGTAGAGCCCTGATCCAGAACAATGAAGTTCGTTTCATCGTCCCCGAGGGCTGGAAGTGCAGTTACTGATACAATTAATAGAATTAACGCAAATGTAGTAACTTTCTTAATCATTTTCTGCCTTAATTTTTTGGGCACTGGTATCATATCTCGGCCCCCTGAATTTGTTTTTTTATCTCTGTTTCTTTTTCTGTTTCCCTGATTCCTTTTCTCCTATCCCTCCAGGCATCAAGGAATACTATCAGTGGTGGGAAGACCACAAAGGTTGCCAGGAGAGCCAGCATGACATCGATAACTGTAACCATACCGAAGTCGGATATCATGGGAAAAGGAGAAGCTAGCAGGGCCATAAATCCAAATACGGTAGTAGCTCCTGAAGCAACGATTGCGCTTCCTATTTTGGAACTGGCCATATGGATTGCTTCCATAGGACTTTGTCCTTTATCTTTTTCCTCAAAGTAACGTTCCATCATGAGGACAGCATATTCGGACCCCACTCCTAAAATCAAAGCTCCTAGAGTTGCTGTTAGAGGAGTATAGCTGAGGTTAAGGGAGCTCATGATTCCTCCTGACCAACCGATAACTATTACCATTGGAATTACAGGGACAAGGGCTTTCATCCAGTCTCTATAAACAATATAAAGCCCTGCGAGCACGAGGACAAGACCGAGGAAAGTCATTGCTACCCTTCCACTGGTAAGAGCAGTAATAACCTCTATAAAGACGACCGAATTTCCGGTAATCGTGGCCGTGACACCCGGAGGAGCTGGCATCCACTGCATATCCTGCTTAACGATGTTTGTAAGTTCTTTAATACCTATTACCTTGATGTCTGAAACTGCATTTCCTATATTGAAGTTCAGAAGAAGCATGTTTTTTCCGTACATGTAGCGGTCCTTCTGCGCATCAGGGATTTCTGAATAAATATCCTCTATCTCCTGTGTGGTGTCAGGAATCACTCCACCATTTCTTTCCTTTACGAGAGATACGATACTCGAGGCGCTGTAAATGTGGCTACTGGTTGCCACTTCATGTTCGGAAAACTGGTCAATCCATTTCAGGACATCAGGGTTGGCGGTGTTCTCAACTTTTATTATAAGATTTAATTCGTCGCTCCCTCCCATTATATCCCCCATGTGTTTGAGATCCACAAGAGAAGGCATATCCTGGGGTACAAATTCTTGAACGTCAGTCTGGATAGGGACGGACTGATCGAGGTATATACCGCTAACGCAGAGTAAGGCTGCGACTCCCAGTACGATAATATCGTATTTGATAGTCAGGTCCGTGGTTTTCTGGAGGATGTTTCCTATTAGGTGGTTGCTTTCTCTCTCTCCATCGGGTTTTTTCTTCTTTCTCGAATCTGCAGGCTTTATCTTATTTGTTACCTTTCTCAAGGGGTTTTTATCTGAATAACTATCAAATATTGAAATTGTTGTAACACCTACGAATATGGAGGAGAGGTAACACATGGCAATGCCTATCAGGAGCAGTTTCCCAAAGTCCTGGATCATTGGCACAGAAGATGTGAAAAGGGAGAAAAAGCCAAGGGCTGTCATTGTTAGAGCGATGAGGACTGCAGGACCAGTGTGCTTTACGGTTTCTATAACTGCTTTTGTTTTGTTCCCTTTTTCCTGCAGTTCTTCTTCAAGTCTGTTTTGGAACTGGATAGCATAGTCGATTCCTACGCCTATCAGGATCGGGAACGCAGACATTGAAACCATGGACATGGGAATTCCGACATAACCCATAGCTCCGAAGGTATAAATAATACCGAGAAGAACTACTGGCAGAGGAAGAAGACACCAGCGGACATGTCTGAACACGATTAGCAGTACAATAACCATGAAAATAGCTGAAAGCCCTAAAAGTATACCCATACTGGAATTCATTTCATAGTTCATGGAGTTTTGGAATGCCGGGTCGCCTGTAACGATAATATTGTAAGAAGGTGGAAATTCTGCAAACGGGACTGCATCTTCAGTAGCAGTAAGGATATCTTGCTGAGTTTTGTCATTGGTTGAACCGGCCATAACTACGGAAATCAGCATATGGGTATTGTCAGGGATAATCTGGTTGAAAATAGCAGGATTTCCGTCTATAATAGCTTCTATTTCTTCATCGTTTTCGGGAAGTTCATACCTCCCTGTTGTCCTGTAGTTGACAGCTTTGATAAGAGAGGCAGGGCTTGTAGTCTCAATCACTCCATTCGTTGCCGCAAGCTGATGTTCTAACCTGTCCACAGCCTCCATCAGGTCAGCATTCTTCACCTCGTTGCCCTCTACCATTACAACAATAGACTGTGTCTGAAAAATATTCTGATAAAGGTGATCGTAGTTCTGGTAGAGAGGGGAATCTTTTCCTACAAAGGTCTCTGTTCCTGATTTCATCTCAATTAGCTGTGCACCCTGTGTCGCTATGATTATGAACAGGAAAGCTATCATGAGTACGGAAAAACGGTTATTCTGAATTAAAAACCCCAGTTTTTCAAAATATTTTTTAATAGTCAATTCCTCTCCTAGTTTTGTTAATATGAAATTCGATTTAGGGACCTTGATTTACATATTCAACCTGTCGTTTTTTCCTTTGGGCTGGAGGTTCCCCATTCGAGGCTTGTTATTATTACATTCATATCCTTTTTATACTGTATGATTTTTTTTAAGCATTGTAGATTTGGTGACGTATTATAGATAGAAAAGATTTAAATCTATTGTTACTTTAGGGGTAACAAATGTTTTCACAACTTAATCCTCAGCTAATTAACAATCTGGAACGGCTAGGGCTAACTGAAAACGAGGCAAAGGTCTATGTTGGGGTTGTCAGTTTGAGGGAGGCTACAGCCAGAGAAGTCCATGAACTCACTAATGTGCCAAGAGCCAAGATATACGAAGTCCTTAAAGTGCTGGCAAAGAAGGGTTATCTGGAAGTTCGCCAGGGCTCTCCAACCTATTTTCGTGCAGTTGACCCCAAGCAGGTAATAGGCAAGATAAAAGACGAATTCATTAACTGTGCAATCGAGACGCTTGACCAGCTCAATGAATTAAGTTATGAACTTCCTAAAACCTCTCCTGTCTGGTGTATCCAGAGTGAGTGGGGTATAAAAAACAGAATCCTTGAAATCCTGAGCGAGGCAAAGGAAGAACTCATTATTTTCTCATCCAATCCTGAATATCTGCAGGAGTTTGAAGCGGCACTACAAAAACTGCAAAAAACGTGCAGGTTAATTTTTATTGTGGATGAGATTGATAAATTCAAATCGCTGCCTTTTGAGTTTAGAGAAGTTACTCAAGAGTTTAAAGATTTTATCAATGATATTGTAATTGACGGTGCTGAGTACAAAGAAGAACTCTTCATTATTGCTGACGGGAAAGAATCGATTGGTGTCCACAGTGCAGGAAATAAAAGAGAAGCAGTAGTCATCAGAATGCCTGTTGTCTGTTATCTTCAGAAGATGATCTATAATAAGGTACTGGAGCCAGGTTTCGTCAAAAAGGACTGATAACCGGTCTCCATGTCCAAATTTTAAAGTTATTCTTAAACTCCAGAAAGCTTGTTCTTGAACCCTTTAAAATCATACGGTTGCCCGGAATTTTAAGGGATCTTTTTTCTCTATATAATAGAGTCAACGCTGTCGGATACTATTAATATAATCCCGGGACAATCTTTCTATAAGTTTTTCTCGCAGGCTCAGTTACGGAGCCCGAAGGTGTATGAAATGAACAGTGTAAAGATTGAGGATGTTACTATTCAGTGGTTAGGCAACTCTGGTTTTTTACTTGAAGGGGACGGCAAAAAGATCTATATTGATCCCTATGAACTCAGTGAGGAGCCGGCTTTTGATGATAAAGCAGATATCCTGTTGATAACTCATGAGCACTTTGACCACTGCAGCCCTGAGGATATTCGGAAAGTCCGGAGGTCTGACACAACCACGTTGATCCCCGAGGGCTGTTCCCTTGAGTTCCGGGGTGATGCCCGGAGGGTTGAGGAAGGCGATATTCTGGCTGACGGGCTTGAGATTAAAGGGGTTCGGATTGAGGTAGTTCCAGCCTATAACCTTGATAAACCATACCATCCCAGAGGGCTTGGTGTGGGGTATATCATAGAACTCGAAGGATTGAGGATCTACCATGCAGGAGACTGTGATTTCTTTTCGGAGATGGAGACTTTCAGTGCCGATATAGCTCTTCTGCCCATCGGGGGCACGTATACGATGGATGAAGAGGAAGCCGCAAGTGCAGCAGCAGTTATCTCTCCAGGTTTTGTCATTCCCATGCACTACGGTTCAGAAGGAGTCAACGGAGATCCCGAAAGGTTTAAAACTCTTGTACACAGCAAGAATCCAGATATTAATGTGATCATTCTTGACTCCTGATTTTGCTTTTTAAGAGAAAGGCTGAAACAGGATTCCCTGGTCAGAAAAGGATCGGTCTACAATGCCTAAAGTAGCCAGAAAACACCAGAAAAACCTTATTCGGAATATAGCAACTCAACGTATGTGGCGGCTTTTTGAGCTTGCGAAAGTTGAGTTTCTAGAAAACCCTGAGCGCAGCAGGCGTTATGTGCAGCTCATACGAAATATCTCTATGAGGAACAGGATGAGCATTCCAAGGGAAATTAAAAGCAGGATCTGTAAACACTGTTATACATTTCTTATGCCTGGACATAATGCCCGTTACAGATTGAAAGGAGGGTTTATTGTCGTATCCTGCGAACACTGCGGAAAAGAAATGAGATATCCTTATAAAAAGTTAAAGTAAAGACTAATTGCATGCTGTATTCTGAATCTATATCAAATAAGCAGCGAGGTTAGAACTTCTTTTACCACGTAGGTAGCAACGAGGATCACTACCGCAGCCATGAGGTATGTAAAAACGTTTTTGTAAACTACATTCCTTTCTGATCCTGCCTTTATTCCAAGGGCTCCGGGACAATTTGAACAGGAAGCAGCTCCACACCCGCATCCAAGAGTTATTTCTTTGTATGGACTCTGGGCAATGTTTTTGGAACTACCTGATCCATCATTTATGACAGGTAGTATTTTTTTGTTATTTTCAGACATATCTGCAGGTTTTGTTTTCAAATGATATAAACATTCTTTTTAGTTCTCGATACAGTTTCTCAGTCATCGTCTCTCGTAAGAGTCTCTATGAGATTATTGTCTCTATGAGATTATTATATTTATCCTATATATAATCTCTATCTTATATATCGGCGTCTGATATATGTTTACTACGGTTAAGAACCTGTAACTTATAATTCATGTTCTTGCAGGTGCTTCTTTGCTTCTCATTTTTTTAATTGACAAAGAGATCTGCTTTGCAATTACGGATTTTGGACCTTTATCATCCACGAGCACCCTTCCGCTGACTTCCCACCAGGATTTTGGATAGGCTTTCTCAGGCTCTACTTCAGGGTTCAAGCCCAGCTGTTTGGCAGCTTCTTTAATCTCATTCAGATGCGGATCTTTTATGGAATTTTTTCGAGAGATTATTCTTCCACTACTTCTGGATCTAGCTTGGTCAATGTATGCAGGCCAGATTACAAGTTTTCCTCTATCTTTCATCATCATGCTATCTTCGTTCTAAATTGCTTTCATCAAATTTAAAACTGCCCGGCAGCTTCTAAAGTCCCGAAGTCTTTTTTTATCAATGTAAAGGTTCTGGCTTTTATCCGGACCCATAACCTGTAACTATTTATCTTCCTCTGACAATATCTTTCCCTGATAATTTCTGTATGGTGTATTTCCATGATTCCGGTGTTTTCAATTGATGAAAAAGTTAGAGCTTACATCAGGAAGAGCGGGCAGGACTTCCGGCTTTCCACTTCTTCAGACGGCCCTGTGCTTCTTCCGCTTGGGGAATCCTCTCCCAAAGCCTCTGACATGAAAATCCTTGTTGGCAGCAATGTTCTTTACGTTTCCAAACTTCAGGCAAAATATATCAAAAAAATTGACTGGCCTATGGTAGAAAGGTCTCTGAATTCTTCAGGAGAATCAAAAACATGAGCTTGAGCTTTGGTTGATATTTTTATTGTTACGCAATAAGTTTTTACTTTTCTGTTAGCTAAACCGTAGCTATTTTGTGTTCTCTTTCTGACAGGTTATCCGTTTTGTTTATTAAGAAGAGAGAGCATAGGATAAAGGCTGACCTGTTGCAGATACTGCAAGCTTCGCTCTAAATAAGAGGTAAATTGCTGCAGGTTGAGAAGAGATCGCTTCAAGCCCAAGGGAGAATTCTTCCGTGAAAATGAGAACAAAAAGTGTATTTATGCTCCTTGCCCTGCTGGTGGTCTTCATGTCGGGCTGTATTGATCAAAAGAAGGAGATCTTTCTGGATGAGCCCGGCAATGTCTCGAATTATGTATTTGAGGTTTTCCTGGATGAGTGGGATAATGAAATTCCAGCAAATACCACCACATATTACATTCTGGGAGATAATACAGAGGTACAGGTCGTCAACATCGTCATAAATAGCAGTAAGCTTGAAATTTTCCCGCCTGATTCCCTTGGCGGTGGATCCAATGAAGACCCTATTAAAAATTTCGTACTTCTGGTGGAACCTGCAAACGAAACTGTGGCAAGTTCAAGAACTTTTCTGAGGCTTTCAAACAGCAGCAACTTTTCGGATATCAATTATACTCTTACGCAGGAAATTACCCGGAACATAAAGGTAATAAACCTTGAATTTGAAGAACCCGTTACAGGTTTTATTGCATACACCCTTGATACACCCGGAACTCAGAGTTTTGCCTTTATGAAACCTGACTCCGAGTTCATCCGTGTGGTTCTTCCGAAGGGTTTTGTAACAGGGAATAGAGTATTCGGGATTGCAAGGCCTTCCCCACATTACACAAGCGTCGATGAGGAAGGAAGGCAGACTCTTCTGTGGATCTCTTCTAGGATGGAAGAACGGGAAGAGGTTATTCAGGTTAAATACTATGCTGAATCCGCACCCATGTATTTCTTCGCTGCAATTGTAGCCTTGCTCTTCGGGGTTGTTACGGTGCTTTCGCGTTATTCCAGAAGCAAAAAAGAATTGGAAAGCGTTCGGGAGATTCTCGAACTCGAAAAGGAATATGAGGAGAAAGACCGTCGGAAAAAATAAATAACCGAGGCAATATCCTCCTTCTTTTTTTCTTGTATTTTTTTGACGACAAGACTATATTTTGTCTGATACAAAATTATTTATTCATTCTCTGCGTATTATAGTCTCGATGAAGGCGTGGGGAAGTCTCCGGCATAAAAATTTGTATTTCTTTAAATCTTCACTCGAAGGTCTCTCTCCTGTTGTCGGCTCTCTTCTCCTTTTGCTTATTGTTTTTGTGCTTGTGGGTGCGGTTGCCAGCAGCATTAATCTCTCTGGATGCAGGGCAAACTTTCAGCAACCTATGGCAAGAATTACTCTTGAATCCTGTGAAGGGGGAATTTACGGTGCTGGATCAGTAAGCAAATGGGTCACGTTTAAGGAAAATCAGATTGTCCTTATGCATGAGGGAGGAGATTCCCTTCCATTAAACTCTATCTCGGTAAGGATTTCCGGATATGGAAATTCTTTCCAGGGAAATATTTCGAATGGAAGTGGAAAAAGAATTGAAGGAGATGTAGGGGTTCTTTATCTGGATCTGAGCCAAAAAGGAAAAAATCCGGACTATATAATTCGAAATAGTGCAGTGATAGAAGACGGGTTCTGGGATGTGGGTGAAAAATTGATTCTTTGCGGAAGAGATAGTGCTATCGGGTCTATTTATTCCAGTGTTAAGGTCAGTGTAGGCGGGGTCGAGAAAACAAAGGATAATTACGGTTTCAAAGCGGGTTCTGAAATTACCCTGATGGTTATTGACAGCGAAGGCAGGAATGTCATTGCTGAAAGAAAAGCCGTTGTCAAGCT
The Methanosarcina sp. WWM596 DNA segment above includes these coding regions:
- a CDS encoding TOBE domain-containing protein — protein: MKAKTKLWFTEDGRTVMGAGRAELLKTIDKERSLRKACQKLGISYKHAWMMLKKMNDALGEPAVVTVRGGKDQGTFLTDLGRKLLVEYDSNKKMINEAIEDETSWENVSFKLSARNKLPGRVLEVEKSGLVSKITIELEPSVLTSVVTEEAVEKLDINPGDRIYAVIKSTEVMVAKVVCEKGQTKTESVDSEE
- a CDS encoding type IV pilin, translated to MKAWGSLRHKNLYFFKSSLEGLSPVVGSLLLLLIVFVLVGAVASSINLSGCRANFQQPMARITLESCEGGIYGAGSVSKWVTFKENQIVLMHEGGDSLPLNSISVRISGYGNSFQGNISNGSGKRIEGDVGVLYLDLSQKGKNPDYIIRNSAVIEDGFWDVGEKLILCGRDSAIGSIYSSVKVSVGGVEKTKDNYGFKAGSEITLMVIDSEGRNVIAERKAVVKLAD
- a CDS encoding signal recognition particle protein Srp19, with the protein product MKDRGKLVIWPAYIDQARSRSSGRIISRKNSIKDPHLNEIKEAAKQLGLNPEVEPEKAYPKSWWEVSGRVLVDDKGPKSVIAKQISLSIKKMRSKEAPART
- a CDS encoding COG1361 S-layer family protein; this encodes MNKNGLFATAITLLILCSVVLPAQAALPKNFDISENYYNVYGSPDINATLIGDNEYSRGDTVTLSIEMMNKGEITGFEADKDVKFGESVDLVLQQTEMQYEAQVTTAIGILATLKSDDPNIKVKSGAQQAGTLKQGKQSSSPTKFTIEINKNASAGTYPLNLELAYKYQNNVQLGGDEYDTTTGIVTNKDVGIWYENKTQTQTIYVEVKKEPYFEAANVTGDLYPGESGMIYVTYKNTGEEPAKDATVRVSAADPFSTTDDQAYLGTLNPGEEAVAVFDMDVDETATPKPYSLSSEILYEDSDGHDRVSDTVKINTEVLPAKQTLPGYELGAGIVMVLGACLVMLRRKKQV
- a CDS encoding ATP-binding cassette domain-containing protein, whose amino-acid sequence is MIEIESLSRKWKNFALDELSLKIEAGEYFVILGPTGSGKTLLLELIAGFHVPDSGRVLVNGKEVTHLPPEKHNLAFVYQNYSLFPHMNVKQNIAFGLKMKKIKDPKRVLDAARDLKIAHLLDRNPLTLSGGEQQRVALARALVTDPKILLLDEPLSALDPRTQENARELLLDLHKKTNLTVLHITHDQTEARLMADRIAVVMDGKLVQVGTPEEIFEKPVDSQVARFVGFENVLKGRVLSADRGLLRIKTGGAVIDASGNMEAGEQVYAFLRPENIALSKTSTQSSIRNSLQGRIAEVWILGALVRVKVDCGVSLNALITRQSAEELDISPGVPVYVQFKASSVQVLR
- a CDS encoding RND family transporter, whose product is MKKYFEKLGFLIQNNRFSVLMIAFLFIIIATQGAQLIEMKSGTETFVGKDSPLYQNYDHLYQNIFQTQSIVVMVEGNEVKNADLMEAVDRLEHQLAATNGVIETTSPASLIKAVNYRTTGRYELPENDEEIEAIIDGNPAIFNQIIPDNTHMLISVVMAGSTNDKTQQDILTATEDAVPFAEFPPSYNIIVTGDPAFQNSMNYEMNSSMGILLGLSAIFMVIVLLIVFRHVRWCLLPLPVVLLGIIYTFGAMGYVGIPMSMVSMSAFPILIGVGIDYAIQFQNRLEEELQEKGNKTKAVIETVKHTGPAVLIALTMTALGFFSLFTSSVPMIQDFGKLLLIGIAMCYLSSIFVGVTTISIFDSYSDKNPLRKVTNKIKPADSRKKKKPDGERESNHLIGNILQKTTDLTIKYDIIVLGVAALLCVSGIYLDQSVPIQTDVQEFVPQDMPSLVDLKHMGDIMGGSDELNLIIKVENTANPDVLKWIDQFSEHEVATSSHIYSASSIVSLVKERNGGVIPDTTQEIEDIYSEIPDAQKDRYMYGKNMLLLNFNIGNAVSDIKVIGIKELTNIVKQDMQWMPAPPGVTATITGNSVVFIEVITALTSGRVAMTFLGLVLVLAGLYIVYRDWMKALVPVIPMVIVIGWSGGIMSSLNLSYTPLTATLGALILGVGSEYAVLMMERYFEEKDKGQSPMEAIHMASSKIGSAIVASGATTVFGFMALLASPFPMISDFGMVTVIDVMLALLATFVVFPPLIVFLDAWRDRRKGIRETEKETEIKKQIQGAEI
- a CDS encoding COG1361 S-layer family protein, producing MIPVPKKLRQKMIKKVTTFALILLIVSVTALPALGDDETNFIVLDQGSTVDYYKSYGEPIIKASVTGDPELTRGETVDLKVKIANTGVIDGFKRLNANQRLINDSTEETVALAEMEEEEEATTAKDIEATLQSNTKYIEVESKSNPQSVEELETGHTSTLSYTIKINSYTPAGDYELLLPVTYQYQANVKTVTADAINLGVTGVEFARVYETKKETLRIPISVKSGPKFEVINVSGILVQGESKLINVTYKNTREEIAEDALARIIVMSPLSTEKSIVRLGDIGPGEEKTASFEISADKEALVKNYGINSEIKYVDEDGKTSFSENMKVNIPLEATEKKFSTTGIAIILIIVIALYQIINVHRKRNRNEENAPNDEKASGDENE
- a CDS encoding DUF5803 family protein — protein: MRTKSVFMLLALLVVFMSGCIDQKKEIFLDEPGNVSNYVFEVFLDEWDNEIPANTTTYYILGDNTEVQVVNIVINSSKLEIFPPDSLGGGSNEDPIKNFVLLVEPANETVASSRTFLRLSNSSNFSDINYTLTQEITRNIKVINLEFEEPVTGFIAYTLDTPGTQSFAFMKPDSEFIRVVLPKGFVTGNRVFGIARPSPHYTSVDEEGRQTLLWISSRMEEREEVIQVKYYAESAPMYFFAAIVALLFGVVTVLSRYSRSKKELESVREILELEKEYEEKDRRKK
- a CDS encoding TrmB family transcriptional regulator, with translation MFSQLNPQLINNLERLGLTENEAKVYVGVVSLREATAREVHELTNVPRAKIYEVLKVLAKKGYLEVRQGSPTYFRAVDPKQVIGKIKDEFINCAIETLDQLNELSYELPKTSPVWCIQSEWGIKNRILEILSEAKEELIIFSSNPEYLQEFEAALQKLQKTCRLIFIVDEIDKFKSLPFEFREVTQEFKDFINDIVIDGAEYKEELFIIADGKESIGVHSAGNKREAVVIRMPVVCYLQKMIYNKVLEPGFVKKD
- a CDS encoding ribonuclease P protein component 4 codes for the protein MPKVARKHQKNLIRNIATQRMWRLFELAKVEFLENPERSRRYVQLIRNISMRNRMSIPREIKSRICKHCYTFLMPGHNARYRLKGGFIVVSCEHCGKEMRYPYKKLK
- a CDS encoding MBL fold metallo-hydrolase; its protein translation is MNSVKIEDVTIQWLGNSGFLLEGDGKKIYIDPYELSEEPAFDDKADILLITHEHFDHCSPEDIRKVRRSDTTTLIPEGCSLEFRGDARRVEEGDILADGLEIKGVRIEVVPAYNLDKPYHPRGLGVGYIIELEGLRIYHAGDCDFFSEMETFSADIALLPIGGTYTMDEEEAASAAAVISPGFVIPMHYGSEGVNGDPERFKTLVHSKNPDINVIILDS